The proteins below come from a single Argentina anserina chromosome 1, drPotAnse1.1, whole genome shotgun sequence genomic window:
- the LOC126793061 gene encoding cytochrome P450 84A1: MESLVQQALQQPAPIALLSVIPVIFLLGIIFRSRRRLPYPPGPKGLPIIGTMLIMDQLTHRGLAKLGKAYGGICHLRMGFLHMVAVQSAEVAQQVLQVQDNIFSNRPATIAISYLTYDRADMAFAHYGPFWRQMRKLCVMKLFSRKRAESWASVRDEVDRTVRTVAANTGLAVNIGELVFSLTKNITYRAAFGSSSKEGQDEFIGILQEFSKLFGAFNIADFIPGLGWFDPQGLNKRLVKARGALDKFIDTIIDDHLQKNKTSGSFDEGETDMVDELLAFYSEETKVNQSEDNLQNAIKFTRENIKAIIMDVMFGGTETVASAIEWAMSELMKSPEDLKKVQMELADVVGLDRRIEETDFEKLTYLKCILKETLRLHPPIPLLLHETSEDAVVAGYSIPKKSRVMINAWAIGRDKDSWEDAESFKPSRFLKEGVPDFKGSNFEFIPFGSGRRSCPGMQLGLYALELAVGHLLHCFSWELPDGMKPSELEMNDVFGLTAPRASRLIAVPTKRVVSPL, encoded by the exons ATGGAGTCTCTTGTACAACAAGCCTTACAACAACCCGCGCCTATTGCACTACTCTCCGTCATCCCTGTTATATTTCTCCTCGGCATAATTTTCCGGTCTCGACGGCGCTTACCTTATCCGCCGGGACCTAAGGGCCTGCCCATCATTGGCACCATGCTGATAATGGACCAGTTAACCCACCGCGGTCTGGCCAAACTAGGCAAAGCGTACGGCGGCATCTGCCACCTCCGCATGGGGTTCTTGCACATGGTGGCTGTCCAGAGCGCTGAAGTAGCTCAGCAAGTCCTTCAAGTACAAGACAACATTTTCTCGAACCGGCCGGCGACCATAGCTATCAGCTACTTAACCTACGACCGTGCCGACATGGCTTTCGCTCACTATGGACCCTTTTGGCGCCAGATGCGAAAGCTGTGCGTGATGAAGCTCTTCAGCCGCAAAAGAGCCGAGTCGTGGGCGTCCGTAAGGGACGAGGTCGATAGAACAGTGAGAACTGTGGCAGCCAACACCGGTTTGGCAGTTAACATCGGCGAGCTGGTATTTTCCCTCACCAAGAATATCACATACAGAGCTGCGTTCGGGAGCAGCTCGAAAGAAGGGCAGGACGAGTTCATTGGGATACTGCAGGAATTTTCCAAGTTGTTTGGGGCATTCAATATTGCGGATTTTATTCCTGGTCTCGGGTGGTTCGACCCGCAAGGGCTTAACAAGAGGCTAGTAAAGGCTCGTGGGGCACTTGACAAGTTCATCGACACCATCATAGACGACCACTTACAGAAGAACAAAACGTCGGGGAGTTTTGACGAAGGTGAAACTGACATGGTGGATGAGTTGTTAGCTTTTTACAGTGAAGAGACAAAAGTGAATCAGTCGGAGGATAATTTACAAAACGCTATCAAATTTACCCGAGAGAATATCAAAGCCATCATCATG GACGTAATGTTTGGCGGCACAGAGACGGTTGCATCGGCGATAGAATGGGCCATGTCGGAGTTGATGAAAAGCCCCGAGGATCTGAAGAAGGTCCAAATGGAGCTCGCAGATGTTGTTGGCTTAGACCGCAGGATCGAAGAAACCGACTTCGAGAAACTGACCTACCTGAAATGCATACTCAAAGAGACACTCCGGCTGCACCCGCCGatccctctcctcctccacgAGACGTCGGAGGACGCGGTGGTCGCCGGCTACAGCATCCCCAAGAAGTCACGAGTGATGATCAACGCGTGGGCGATTGGGCGTGACAAGGACTCATGGGAGGACGCCGAGAGTTTCAAACCCTCGAGGTTTTTGAAGGAAGGAGTTCCGGACTTCAAGGGTAGTAACTTTGAGTTCATTCCGTTCGGGTCGGGCCGGAGGTCGTGCCCGGGGATGCAGCTGGGGCTGTACGCGCTGGAGCTGGCTGTGGGGCACTTGCTTCATTGTTTCAGTTGGGAGTTGCCGGATGGGATGAAACCTAGTGAGCTTGAGATGAACGACGTGTTTGGACTCACGGCGCCGAGAGCGAGTCGACTTATCGCCGTGCCGACTAAAAGGGTCGTGTCTCCACTTTGA
- the LOC126800562 gene encoding LOW QUALITY PROTEIN: putative glycine-rich cell wall structural protein 1 (The sequence of the model RefSeq protein was modified relative to this genomic sequence to represent the inferred CDS: inserted 2 bases in 1 codon; substituted 2 bases at 2 genomic stop codons) has protein sequence MNMEVVNEARVVGFGVFLVIVIALLSPSLVVGLKDETEKVKIPQLCPQWAFLXFGYHDIAVLSTSTNNHNLTSSEEHASVKSNYNGGGSNGGGGGSGGGVGVGGGRGAWGGSGGASGGRKGKGKGKGKGHKKXGKENGKGKGNGGAGVXGGGGGGGGGNGIGHRSGGGSGGGGGGGGKGCWVWRCGGHPKSIGRSES, from the exons ATGAATATGGAGGTTGTTAATGAGGCTAGAGTAGTAGGGTTTGGAGTATTCTTGGTTATTGTCATTGCACTGTTGAGCCCATCTTTGGTTGTTGGGCTGAAAGATGAAACTGAAAAAGTGAAAATTCCGCAATTGTGTCCTCAATGGGCTTTCTTATAATTTGGATATCATGACATTGCAGTTTTGAGTACTAGTACTAATAATCACAATCTGACTTCCTCCGAGGAACATGCTTCAGTCAAGAGCAACTACAATGGAGGTGGAAGTAATGGTGGCGGAGGTGGCAGCGGAGGTGGAGTAGGTGTTGGAGGTGGGAGGGGAGCATGGGGAGGAAGTGGGGGAGCAAGTGGAGGTAGAAAAGGCAAGGGTAAAGGGAAAGGTAAAGGCCATAAgaaataaggaaaggaaaatGGCAAGGGTAAAGGAAATGGAGGTGCGGGGGT TGGAGGTGggggaggtggtggtggaggaaaTGGCATTGGCCACAGAAGCGGTGGAGGAAGtggaggtggtggaggaggGGGTGGTAAAGGTTGTTGGGTTTGGAGATGTGGTGGTCATCCAAAATCAATTGGCCGGTCCGAAAGTTAA
- the LOC126793119 gene encoding protein FMP32, mitochondrial, translated as MAAAAACRRVAQSGRIGLSGFGPLGGSKLSPPSLPHRHLDCRLISELVKSNNGKRLFLVDTLALVRRLEGQGVPSKHAEAITAAITEVLNDSLENVSQSFVSKGEQQKNEMIQDSNLSKFKSEVQSSQGHHFSLLQHETEKLRNDIEKMRNELRYEIDKVTAGQRLDLNLERGRIREELANQNAETNNLTNKLDREIHALRAQVEAAKYEVIKYCIGTLVSISAVGLAVLRILM; from the exons ATGGCCGCCGCTGCGGCGTGTAGACGGGTCGCCCAATCCGGGAGGATCGGGTTGTCCGGGTTCGGACCCCTCGGCGGTTCGAAATTGAGTCCTCCGAGTTTGCCGCACCGGCATTTGGATTGTAGGCTCATTTCGGAGCTTGTCAAATCTAATAATGGAAAGCGCCTTTTTCTTGTTGACACATTAGCCTTG GTTAGGAGATTAGAGGGGCAAGGGGTGCCATCGAAACACGCCGAGGCGATAACTGCTGCCATCACTGAAGTTTTAAATGACAGCTTGGAGAATGTGTCACAGTCGTTCGTTTCCAAGGGGGAGCAGCAGAAG AATGAGATGATCCAAGACTCCAACTTGTCCAAATTCAAATCCGAAGTTCAAAGTTCGCAG ggtcaccatttttctttgttgcaACACGAGACTGAAAAACTTCGGAATGATATAGAGAAGATGCGCAATGAATTGAG GTATGAAATTGACAAAGTTACTGCAGGGCAAAGGTTGGACTTGAATCTTGAAAGGGG GAGGATACGAGAAGAGCTAGCAAATCAGAATGCTGAAACCAATAACCTTACTAACAAACTTGATCGG GAAATTCATGCTTTGCGCGCGCAAGTGGAAGCCGCTAAATATGAAGTCATAAAATACTGCATAGGTACTCTTGTTTCCATATCTGCTGTTGGTCTTGCTGTACTACGTATCTTGATGTAA
- the LOC126793106 gene encoding GATA transcription factor 5-like isoform X1, protein MLYQTHHPSFLFQFHPHSSTPSSSSVTKTTSSLSPLPPLLHYLPQVVRSEMECVAAALKTSIRTEMAVKEAALDDSLGLNAANGGVQNCEDFSVDDLLDFSNDDGFVEQEEEQEDDKGSVLPKKETTVEEEKENSTPSSCVSEKNELGPEPTSELSVPADDLENLEWLSHFVEDSFAGFHNSLPAGFLAVKPKNPAEKRPEPEALKPCFKTPVPAKARSKRTRTGGRVWSLGSPTFTETSSSSSSSSSTSSCPSSSWLIYSTTQGPGGLGSSVEKPHKKAKRPAATEGGGFSQPPRRCSHCGVQKTPQWRTGPNGAKTLCNACGVRYKSGRLVPEYRPACSPTFSSELHSNHHRKVMEIRRKKEVPVGPVPLMTTATGTYVVRSF, encoded by the exons ATGCTTTACCAAACTCACCACCCCTCCTTTTTATTCCAATTTCATCCTCATTCTTCAaccccttcttcttcttctgtgaCCAAGAccacctcctctctctctcctcttcctcctctgtTACACTATCTTCCTCAG GTTGTAAGAAGTGAGATGGAATGCGTTGCGGCGGCGTTGAAGACCAGTATCAGGACGGAGATGGCTGTTAAGGAGGCGGCTTTGGACGACTCTTTGGGTTTGAACGCCGCAAACGGCGGTGTTCAGAATTGCGAGGACTTCTCCGTTGACGACCTTCTTGATTTTTCCAACGACGACGGATTTgtggaacaagaagaagagcaaGAAGACGATAAAGGCTCTGTTTTGCCCAAGAAAGAAACTACGGTGGAAGAAGAGAAGGAAAATTCGACACCGTCTTCTTGTGTGTCCGAGAAGAACGAACTCGGGCCGGAGCCCACCAGTGAACTCAGTGTTCCG GCAGACGACTTGGAAAACCTCGAGTGGTTGTCTCATTTTGTGGAGGATTCCTTTGCGGGCTTCCACAACTCTCTCCCTGCCGGGTTTCTTGCCGTGAAACCGAAGAACCCGGCAGAGAAAAGACCCGAACCGGAGGCCCTCAAGCCTTGTTTCAAGACTCCGGTTCCAGCCAAGGCCAGAAGCAAGAGAACCCGGACCGGCGGCCGGGTCTGGTCACTAGGTTCACCCACCTTCACCGAGACTTCGTCGAGTTCAAGTTCGTCTTCCTCGACTTCCTCATGTCCCTCAAGCTCATGGCTCATTTATAGCACCACACAAGGCCCGGGAGGGTTGGGGTCGTCAGTGGAGAAGCCTCATAAGAAGGCGAAGAGACCAGCCGCCACGGAGGGAGGTGGTTTTAGCCAGCCACCTCGGCGGTGCAGCCACTGCGGCGTCCAGAAGACTCCGCAGTGGAGAACCGGCCCGAATGGAGCCAAGACTTTGTGTAACGCATGCGGGGTCCGTTACAAGTCGGGTCGGCTCGTGCCCGAGTACCGCCCCGCTTGCAGCCCGACTTTCTCGAGTGAGTTGCACTCCAACCACCACCGCAAAGTGATGGAGATACGCCGCAAGAAGGAAGTTCCGGTAGGCCCCGTACCTCTGATGACGACAGCAACCGGGACATATGTAGTTCGTAGTTTTTGA
- the LOC126793106 gene encoding GATA transcription factor 5-like isoform X2: MECVAAALKTSIRTEMAVKEAALDDSLGLNAANGGVQNCEDFSVDDLLDFSNDDGFVEQEEEQEDDKGSVLPKKETTVEEEKENSTPSSCVSEKNELGPEPTSELSVPADDLENLEWLSHFVEDSFAGFHNSLPAGFLAVKPKNPAEKRPEPEALKPCFKTPVPAKARSKRTRTGGRVWSLGSPTFTETSSSSSSSSSTSSCPSSSWLIYSTTQGPGGLGSSVEKPHKKAKRPAATEGGGFSQPPRRCSHCGVQKTPQWRTGPNGAKTLCNACGVRYKSGRLVPEYRPACSPTFSSELHSNHHRKVMEIRRKKEVPVGPVPLMTTATGTYVVRSF, from the exons ATGGAATGCGTTGCGGCGGCGTTGAAGACCAGTATCAGGACGGAGATGGCTGTTAAGGAGGCGGCTTTGGACGACTCTTTGGGTTTGAACGCCGCAAACGGCGGTGTTCAGAATTGCGAGGACTTCTCCGTTGACGACCTTCTTGATTTTTCCAACGACGACGGATTTgtggaacaagaagaagagcaaGAAGACGATAAAGGCTCTGTTTTGCCCAAGAAAGAAACTACGGTGGAAGAAGAGAAGGAAAATTCGACACCGTCTTCTTGTGTGTCCGAGAAGAACGAACTCGGGCCGGAGCCCACCAGTGAACTCAGTGTTCCG GCAGACGACTTGGAAAACCTCGAGTGGTTGTCTCATTTTGTGGAGGATTCCTTTGCGGGCTTCCACAACTCTCTCCCTGCCGGGTTTCTTGCCGTGAAACCGAAGAACCCGGCAGAGAAAAGACCCGAACCGGAGGCCCTCAAGCCTTGTTTCAAGACTCCGGTTCCAGCCAAGGCCAGAAGCAAGAGAACCCGGACCGGCGGCCGGGTCTGGTCACTAGGTTCACCCACCTTCACCGAGACTTCGTCGAGTTCAAGTTCGTCTTCCTCGACTTCCTCATGTCCCTCAAGCTCATGGCTCATTTATAGCACCACACAAGGCCCGGGAGGGTTGGGGTCGTCAGTGGAGAAGCCTCATAAGAAGGCGAAGAGACCAGCCGCCACGGAGGGAGGTGGTTTTAGCCAGCCACCTCGGCGGTGCAGCCACTGCGGCGTCCAGAAGACTCCGCAGTGGAGAACCGGCCCGAATGGAGCCAAGACTTTGTGTAACGCATGCGGGGTCCGTTACAAGTCGGGTCGGCTCGTGCCCGAGTACCGCCCCGCTTGCAGCCCGACTTTCTCGAGTGAGTTGCACTCCAACCACCACCGCAAAGTGATGGAGATACGCCGCAAGAAGGAAGTTCCGGTAGGCCCCGTACCTCTGATGACGACAGCAACCGGGACATATGTAGTTCGTAGTTTTTGA